A genomic region of Bernardetia sp. ABR2-2B contains the following coding sequences:
- a CDS encoding esterase-like activity of phytase family protein, with protein sequence MKENYSKKINSHNLYFLFFCITFLFTNCQSQKPTSNKKEEQPFTLRFIGEKTVPFEETLGEGNEKMTVGGLSGIDYDKENNLYYLLSDDLFDENGRLRFYTAKIDYTKDEFEKFKILSQNFLKQEDGKLYPTKSEGMKTADPESIRLSSKSNTLFWTSEGDRNRNIIPFIAEIDTNGNQIRKITLPKNLIDTSKNKGWYHNAAIEALAFSENQEKIWFLSETPLQQDGEMTKKTEGVFPIRLTCLDIESSEIEKEFVYLAEPVAKEPIPNTAFGINGIVEILEWKTEKNNIQFLVLERSYSQGHKAGSNVVKLFLAETQNATDSKNIESLKKLVPNKDYIPLKKTLIANLSEQNLGYIDNIEGMSFGQTLKNGNKTIIFVSDNNFQAIQKTQFLVFEIME encoded by the coding sequence ATGAAAGAAAACTACTCTAAAAAAATAAATTCTCACAATCTGTATTTTCTATTCTTCTGCATTACGTTTCTATTTACGAATTGTCAAAGTCAGAAACCTACTTCCAATAAAAAAGAAGAACAACCTTTTACACTTCGTTTTATTGGAGAAAAAACTGTTCCGTTTGAAGAAACTCTTGGAGAAGGCAATGAAAAAATGACAGTTGGAGGGCTTTCAGGAATTGATTATGACAAAGAAAACAATTTATATTATCTACTTTCTGATGATTTGTTTGATGAGAATGGTCGTTTGCGTTTTTATACAGCAAAAATAGATTATACAAAAGATGAATTTGAAAAATTTAAAATCCTTTCTCAAAACTTTTTAAAACAAGAAGACGGAAAATTGTATCCTACCAAAAGTGAAGGAATGAAAACAGCTGACCCAGAAAGTATCCGTCTTTCTAGTAAATCAAATACGCTCTTTTGGACTAGCGAGGGTGATAGAAATAGAAATATAATTCCATTTATTGCAGAAATTGATACAAATGGAAATCAAATCAGAAAGATAACTCTACCTAAAAATTTAATTGATACAAGTAAAAATAAAGGTTGGTATCATAATGCAGCTATTGAAGCTCTTGCCTTCTCTGAAAATCAAGAAAAAATTTGGTTTCTTTCCGAAACACCATTACAGCAAGATGGAGAAATGACAAAAAAAACAGAAGGTGTTTTTCCTATTCGTTTGACGTGTTTGGATATAGAAAGCTCAGAAATTGAAAAAGAATTTGTTTATTTAGCCGAACCTGTGGCAAAAGAACCTATTCCAAATACTGCTTTCGGAATAAATGGCATAGTAGAAATTTTGGAGTGGAAAACAGAAAAAAATAATATACAGTTTTTAGTTTTAGAACGTTCATACTCGCAAGGTCATAAAGCAGGTTCGAATGTGGTAAAATTATTTTTAGCCGAAACTCAAAATGCCACAGATTCTAAAAATATTGAAAGTCTAAAAAAGCTAGTTCCAAATAAAGATTATATTCCCCTTAAAAAAACATTAATAGCCAATTTATCAGAACAAAACCTTGGTTATATTGATAATATTGAAGGAATGTCTTTTGGTCAAACACTTAAAAATGGCAACAAAACAATTATTTTTGTATCGGATAATAATTTTCAAGCCATCCAGAAAACGCAATTTCTAGTCTTTGAGATTATGGAATAA
- a CDS encoding ester cyclase, translating into MNLQKNKENAIAFYKTAYEGNPKEAVEKYIGNQYIQHNPDVADGLQGFINYFDKMQKEYPNKSIEFVRAIAEGDLVALHTHQTWQEQGIKNEYVTMDFFRFDKNGKICEHWDTIQIIPKESANANTMY; encoded by the coding sequence ATGAATTTACAAAAAAACAAAGAAAATGCAATTGCTTTCTATAAAACAGCTTATGAAGGAAACCCTAAAGAGGCTGTAGAAAAATATATTGGTAATCAGTATATTCAACACAACCCAGATGTAGCTGACGGGTTGCAAGGATTTATTAATTACTTTGACAAAATGCAGAAAGAATATCCAAATAAATCTATTGAATTTGTTAGAGCTATTGCAGAGGGAGATTTAGTAGCCTTGCATACGCATCAAACGTGGCAAGAACAAGGTATTAAAAACGAATATGTAACTATGGATTTTTTTAGATTTGATAAAAACGGCAAGATATGTGAACACTGGGACACTATTCAAATAATCCCTAAAGAATCGGCTAATGCAAATACGATGTACTAG
- the purQ gene encoding phosphoribosylformylglycinamidine synthase subunit PurQ gives MKFGVIVFPGSNCDHDVYSVLKDTFKQETVKLWHKSTDLEGCDFIVVPGGFSYGDYLRSGAIARFSPIMNEVIKHAENGGYVLGICNGFQILTEAHLLDGALLRNNNQKFTCKNVFLQATSQNSLITQNTDPAKAYKIPIAHAEGRYYASDADLNNLIANDQILFRYCNADARVTEDSCPNGSSMNIAAICNKERNVFGMMPHPERAADDILGNTDGRIIFESILQLVSQTQE, from the coding sequence ATGAAATTCGGAGTTATTGTTTTTCCAGGTTCTAATTGCGATCACGATGTATATTCTGTTCTTAAAGATACTTTCAAACAAGAAACTGTCAAACTTTGGCATAAAAGTACCGACCTTGAAGGTTGTGATTTTATAGTTGTTCCAGGTGGATTTTCGTACGGAGATTATTTGCGTTCGGGTGCGATTGCTCGTTTTTCTCCTATTATGAATGAAGTGATAAAACACGCAGAAAATGGTGGATATGTTTTAGGAATTTGTAATGGCTTTCAGATTCTGACAGAAGCTCATTTATTAGATGGGGCATTGCTTCGTAATAATAACCAAAAGTTTACTTGTAAAAACGTATTTCTTCAAGCTACTTCTCAAAATAGTTTGATTACCCAAAACACAGACCCAGCAAAAGCATATAAAATTCCGATTGCTCATGCAGAAGGGCGTTATTATGCTTCTGATGCTGATTTGAATAATCTGATTGCTAACGACCAAATTTTATTTCGTTATTGCAATGCTGATGCTAGAGTTACAGAAGATAGTTGCCCAAATGGCTCATCAATGAATATTGCTGCAATTTGTAATAAAGAAAGAAATGTCTTTGGAATGATGCCTCACCCAGAACGTGCAGCTGATGATATTTTGGGAAACACAGATGGAAGAATAATTTTTGAATCAATTTTACAACTTGTAAGCCAAACTCAAGAATAA
- a CDS encoding SRPBCC domain-containing protein, which produces MSEKRPQVYTQITIQASKEKVWNTLLDFGSYPSWNMFIRKITGNSELGGKIKAKMYPPAGLPVTFDGTICRNIPNQTLAWNGYMVASWLFAPTHIFEIEEKSENEVLFIHREEYEGFIIPFIKFMLPTLIGKGFEVMNKDLKRFVESN; this is translated from the coding sequence ATGTCAGAAAAACGCCCACAAGTTTATACTCAAATCACGATACAGGCTTCTAAAGAAAAAGTTTGGAATACACTTTTAGATTTTGGAAGCTACCCCTCTTGGAATATGTTTATCAGAAAGATAACTGGAAACTCTGAGTTGGGTGGAAAAATAAAAGCTAAAATGTACCCTCCTGCTGGTTTGCCAGTTACATTTGATGGTACAATCTGTCGCAATATTCCTAATCAAACACTTGCTTGGAATGGGTATATGGTAGCGAGTTGGCTTTTCGCACCGACACATATTTTCGAAATAGAAGAGAAGTCTGAAAATGAGGTTCTTTTTATTCATAGAGAAGAATATGAAGGTTTTATTATTCCTTTTATCAAATTTATGTTGCCTACGCTTATAGGAAAAGGATTTGAAGTAATGAATAAAGATTTGAAGCGGTTTGTAGAGTCAAATTAA
- a CDS encoding MarR family transcriptional regulator, producing the protein MKIEEALKTSKFKSDQHRAMLNIMFTASWLRGKVVSKLKCYGISQEQYNVLRILRGSHPQPLCVKDITDRMIDKNSNTTRIMDKLITKKYINKWRSQEDRREVNISISEIGLELLKEIDKEESIDRPNYLNLSDAEAGLLSALLDKLREEPTITSE; encoded by the coding sequence ATGAAAATTGAAGAGGCATTAAAGACAAGTAAATTCAAATCTGACCAGCATAGAGCAATGTTAAATATTATGTTTACGGCAAGTTGGTTGCGTGGAAAGGTAGTAAGTAAGCTCAAATGTTATGGAATTTCTCAAGAGCAATATAATGTGCTTCGCATTTTACGTGGTTCGCACCCCCAGCCATTGTGTGTGAAAGATATTACTGATAGAATGATTGATAAAAATTCGAATACCACACGAATTATGGACAAGCTAATTACAAAAAAATATATCAATAAATGGCGCAGTCAGGAAGATAGAAGAGAAGTAAATATTTCAATCTCAGAAATAGGTTTAGAACTTTTAAAAGAAATAGATAAGGAAGAGTCTATTGACAGACCGAATTATCTCAACCTTTCTGATGCAGAAGCAGGATTGTTGAGCGCACTTTTGGATAAACTCCGAGAAGAGCCTACAATTACCAGTGAATGA
- a CDS encoding methylmalonyl-CoA mutase family protein, which translates to MFTDNFESQSNKAKSGSLKKQWLETATKFLKGKPYQELDWEFSEGISVEPYYTKDEKDNSDFSHLQILQNNQIALNDPVSVPRFWYNQPFVRIDSLEKEELEKANKETRRILMSGAEGVIFDLQSIAINDFDEKSFEYLLFEVALPYCAISFQIDIKEDVSLRDFSKKYTDYARDRGFDVTLLTGGILHNKNVELSKETLAFILDTDIKCRFHPISLYVENGKDDAQAIADTLFKIKTLVDNSNKSILQNIEFIIQATDSFFVTVSKIRALRWLLIQIYDLYEVSYNPYIHSMTSRGTDEKSLTDENWNLIRNTTQAFSCILGGTNVLTVVSHQAESSENTKAWAARIARNVSIMLREESFIDKNVDPISGSYYSQQMTEKLIDSAWTKFQEMLG; encoded by the coding sequence ATGTTTACAGATAATTTTGAAAGTCAAAGTAATAAAGCAAAGTCAGGTTCATTGAAAAAGCAGTGGCTTGAGACTGCTACCAAATTTTTGAAAGGAAAGCCCTATCAAGAATTAGATTGGGAGTTTTCTGAAGGAATTTCTGTCGAGCCTTATTATACAAAAGATGAAAAAGATAACTCTGATTTCTCTCATTTACAGATTCTTCAAAATAATCAAATTGCTTTAAACGACCCTGTTTCTGTGCCTCGTTTTTGGTATAACCAGCCTTTTGTAAGAATAGACTCTTTAGAAAAAGAAGAACTAGAAAAAGCAAATAAGGAAACCCGTAGGATTTTGATGAGTGGAGCAGAAGGAGTTATTTTTGATTTACAAAGTATCGCAATTAATGATTTTGATGAAAAGAGTTTTGAGTATTTGCTTTTTGAAGTAGCTTTGCCTTATTGTGCTATTAGTTTTCAGATAGATATAAAAGAAGATGTTTCTTTACGAGATTTTTCTAAAAAATATACAGATTATGCTCGTGATAGAGGATTTGATGTAACACTACTTACAGGTGGTATTCTTCATAACAAAAATGTAGAGCTTTCTAAAGAGACATTAGCGTTTATTTTGGATACAGATATAAAATGTAGATTTCACCCTATTTCTCTCTATGTAGAAAATGGAAAAGATGATGCTCAAGCAATTGCAGATACTCTTTTTAAGATAAAAACATTAGTGGATAATTCAAATAAATCTATTCTTCAAAACATTGAATTTATCATTCAAGCAACTGATAGCTTTTTTGTTACTGTCTCAAAGATTCGTGCTTTGCGTTGGCTTTTGATTCAAATATACGATTTGTATGAAGTAAGCTATAATCCCTACATTCATTCAATGACTTCAAGAGGAACAGACGAAAAAAGCTTAACAGATGAGAACTGGAACTTAATCCGAAATACAACACAAGCATTTTCTTGTATTTTGGGTGGAACAAATGTACTAACAGTAGTATCACATCAAGCTGAAAGCTCTGAAAATACCAAAGCTTGGGCAGCTCGTATTGCTCGTAATGTTTCGATTATGCTTCGTGAAGAATCTTTTATAGATAAAAATGTAGACCCAATTTCGGGTTCTTATTATTCACAGCAGATGACAGAAAAACTAATTGATTCAGCGTGGACGAAGTTTCAAGAAATGCTAGGTTAA
- a CDS encoding class I SAM-dependent rRNA methyltransferase → MTSYPILLLKKGREKSILNQHPWIFSGAVHKMPKVENGEIIAVQDAGGRILGYGFFDTNSQITCRIFEFTRFHDKEKEFVADEAYFHQKIKNAYSLRKDYLLSSSTNAYRLLHAEGDFFSGVIVDVYENVASVQLLIKGTERIAKHIFSGIRAIGIEHIYLHIKESTRNIEGFGDEKSKIKQGWQLEEGQTEKDIPLMPVQILENNLKFKVDVVGGQKTGFFIDQRENRELVKKYSKDKSVLNCFGYTGGFSVYAIDGGAKNVVSVDISKDATEEANQNVALNFNSLMRAHKNHDAIAQDCFEYLKSLGNDSEMNEEEQFDIIILDPPAFAKNKRSLPKASRGYINLNELGFKKVKSGGLVFTFSCSGSVSKDLFRKLVFTAAAEAGRKIRIVHQLTQPLDHPINIYHPEGEYLKGLVLQVE, encoded by the coding sequence ATGACTTCTTACCCAATACTACTACTCAAAAAAGGCAGAGAAAAATCAATTCTGAATCAGCACCCTTGGATATTTTCAGGCGCAGTTCATAAAATGCCAAAAGTAGAAAATGGTGAAATTATAGCTGTTCAAGATGCAGGAGGACGTATTTTGGGATATGGTTTTTTTGACACTAATAGCCAAATTACCTGTCGTATTTTTGAGTTTACACGTTTTCACGATAAAGAAAAAGAGTTTGTAGCTGATGAAGCCTATTTCCATCAAAAAATCAAAAATGCTTATAGTCTGCGTAAAGATTATTTATTAAGTTCTTCTACCAATGCTTACCGACTTTTACACGCAGAAGGCGATTTTTTTTCTGGTGTTATTGTAGATGTTTATGAAAATGTAGCTTCGGTTCAGCTTCTAATAAAGGGAACAGAACGTATTGCAAAGCATATTTTTAGTGGAATACGTGCCATCGGAATTGAACATATTTATCTTCATATTAAAGAAAGTACACGAAATATTGAGGGTTTTGGAGATGAAAAAAGTAAAATAAAACAGGGTTGGCAATTAGAAGAAGGACAGACAGAAAAAGATATTCCATTAATGCCAGTTCAGATTTTGGAAAATAATCTGAAATTCAAAGTAGATGTTGTTGGTGGACAAAAAACAGGCTTTTTTATAGACCAAAGAGAAAATAGAGAACTTGTGAAAAAGTATTCAAAAGATAAATCTGTCTTAAATTGTTTTGGCTATACAGGTGGTTTTAGTGTTTATGCGATTGATGGAGGGGCAAAAAATGTAGTTTCAGTAGATATTTCGAAAGATGCTACCGAAGAAGCAAACCAAAATGTTGCTCTTAATTTTAATAGTTTGATGAGAGCGCATAAAAATCATGATGCCATAGCACAAGATTGCTTTGAGTATTTGAAATCTCTAGGAAATGATTCAGAAATGAATGAAGAAGAGCAGTTCGATATTATCATTCTTGACCCACCAGCCTTTGCAAAAAACAAACGTTCGCTTCCTAAGGCTTCAAGAGGTTATATTAACCTAAATGAATTAGGTTTCAAAAAGGTCAAGAGTGGTGGCTTAGTCTTTACTTTTTCGTGTTCGGGAAGTGTGAGCAAGGATTTATTTAGAAAACTAGTTTTTACAGCAGCAGCAGAGGCAGGACGAAAAATAAGAATTGTTCATCAGCTTACACAGCCTTTAGACCATCCAATAAATATTTATCACCCAGAGGGAGAATACTTGAAAGGATTGGTTTTACAAGTAGAATAA
- the rimM gene encoding ribosome maturation factor RimM (Essential for efficient processing of 16S rRNA) encodes MNKENCFELGSLIKPHGLKGDIQAFWDTDNINLYLDIESILVEQKGQLVPFFVENLRPQVGQKVILKLEGVDTIEQAEEFRKMKLFLPDEFVPSLEEDEFFYHEIIGFLVSDMETGEIGKIETIYNLPQNDLLVINHKEKEVLIPLKKELIKEFDRENKSILMQLPEGLLDVYLSEDNDKEELNNGN; translated from the coding sequence ATGAATAAAGAAAACTGTTTCGAACTCGGTTCACTTATCAAACCTCACGGACTCAAAGGCGATATTCAAGCCTTTTGGGATACAGATAATATTAATTTGTATCTTGATATTGAATCTATTTTGGTAGAGCAAAAAGGACAATTAGTTCCATTTTTTGTAGAGAATTTGCGTCCACAGGTCGGACAAAAAGTAATCTTGAAGCTAGAAGGAGTAGATACAATAGAACAAGCAGAGGAGTTTAGAAAGATGAAATTATTTTTACCTGATGAGTTTGTTCCAAGCCTAGAAGAAGATGAGTTTTTCTATCATGAAATTATAGGCTTCTTGGTTTCTGATATGGAAACAGGTGAAATTGGAAAAATAGAAACAATTTATAACCTGCCTCAAAATGATTTGTTAGTCATAAATCATAAAGAAAAAGAAGTTTTAATTCCTCTCAAAAAAGAATTAATAAAAGAGTTTGATAGAGAAAATAAATCAATTCTGATGCAACTTCCAGAAGGTTTGTTAGATGTTTATTTGAGTGAGGACAATGACAAAGAGGAACTAAATAATGGAAATTAG
- a CDS encoding CRISPR-associated endoribonuclease Cas6: MRVRIIFDLRNRGAVLPFYHQHLFSGFIKDLLTDTSFGVDDNLFYNFSGLKGQTRVSRKGLHYCSRKVTLVLSALRTEVIDELLDSLFSREKIQIGELELVPETVEQELMPEQREMTKYICISPLVVSSPRFHRDTKEFIVPSMDKFSDLLYDSTLTRMEESGHYTDVEMAEFYKFQLVPDRRYLEKIQKEEKKFARIYPLDGQGSEVEVRGYTFPFVLYAHPQVQNFICNCGLGEYTDYGFGMLDFAHSDPTQRTEAYGKYGYSIEKNKK; encoded by the coding sequence TTGAGAGTTCGAATAATATTTGATTTGCGTAATAGAGGTGCAGTTTTGCCCTTCTATCATCAACACCTTTTTTCAGGATTTATTAAAGACTTACTTACAGATACTTCTTTTGGAGTAGATGATAATTTATTCTATAATTTTTCTGGACTTAAAGGTCAAACACGAGTAAGCCGAAAAGGCTTACATTACTGCTCACGAAAAGTTACATTGGTTCTTTCTGCGCTTCGTACTGAGGTAATAGATGAGCTTTTGGATAGTCTTTTTAGTAGAGAAAAAATACAAATAGGAGAGCTAGAATTAGTTCCTGAAACTGTAGAACAAGAGCTTATGCCAGAGCAACGAGAGATGACAAAGTATATTTGTATTTCTCCATTAGTAGTTTCTAGTCCTCGTTTTCATAGAGATACAAAAGAATTTATTGTACCAAGTATGGACAAATTTTCTGACCTTCTGTATGATTCTACACTTACCCGTATGGAAGAGTCTGGACATTATACTGATGTTGAGATGGCAGAGTTTTATAAATTTCAACTTGTTCCTGACCGTCGTTATTTAGAAAAAATACAAAAAGAGGAAAAGAAATTTGCTCGTATTTATCCACTTGACGGACAAGGAAGCGAAGTAGAAGTAAGAGGCTACACATTTCCTTTTGTGCTTTACGCACACCCACAGGTTCAGAATTTTATTTGTAATTGTGGCTTAGGAGAATATACTGATTATGGCTTTGGAATGCTAGATTTTGCACATAGTGACCCCACACAGCGTACAGAAGCTTATGGTAAATATGGGTACAGTATAGAAAAAAATAAGAAATAG
- a CDS encoding AEC family transporter — protein sequence MENLLLIFACLGLGFVFKKISIFPKNTHKGINTYIIWVALPCLALVYIPKLELSVSLIWLALMAWIVFGLSILFFKVMSSIFKWNRQTEGCLVLACGLCNTSFVGFPLLEFLYNSKKPLQYAIVCDQAGSFLVVATVGLVVAMSYGGDKPTAKIILKKLFYFPPFLAFLVALVILPFGGIEQFFAYFLSEINGLGQLGVTLENVLIKLAAPLVILALFSVGLQIEFSKENLRLLNPFFFGLLYKLFFAPLVIYFLYLITFAEKNLAFDVGVLEAAMAPMVTGVLLAQEYKLNPKLGSFLLAIGIPLSILTVYLWYLFLS from the coding sequence TTGGAAAATTTACTCTTAATTTTTGCTTGTTTGGGTTTGGGTTTTGTATTCAAAAAAATCTCTATTTTTCCAAAAAATACACACAAAGGAATAAATACCTATATTATTTGGGTTGCTTTGCCTTGTCTTGCACTTGTTTATATTCCAAAATTAGAACTTTCAGTTTCTTTAATTTGGTTGGCATTAATGGCTTGGATAGTTTTTGGTTTAAGTATTTTGTTTTTCAAAGTAATGTCAAGCATTTTTAAATGGAATAGACAAACAGAAGGCTGTTTGGTCTTGGCATGTGGACTTTGCAATACTTCTTTTGTTGGCTTTCCTTTGTTAGAGTTTTTATACAACTCCAAAAAGCCATTACAATATGCCATCGTTTGCGACCAAGCAGGTTCTTTTTTGGTTGTCGCTACTGTCGGTTTGGTTGTCGCTATGAGCTATGGAGGAGACAAACCCACAGCAAAAATTATCTTGAAAAAACTTTTTTATTTCCCTCCCTTTTTAGCTTTTTTGGTCGCTTTAGTAATTCTTCCTTTTGGTGGAATAGAACAGTTTTTTGCTTATTTTTTATCAGAAATAAATGGTTTAGGGCAGCTAGGAGTAACTTTAGAAAATGTATTGATAAAATTAGCTGCTCCTTTAGTTATTTTGGCTCTCTTTTCAGTAGGACTTCAAATAGAGTTCTCAAAAGAAAATTTGAGATTACTGAATCCTTTCTTTTTTGGTCTTTTATATAAGCTTTTCTTTGCTCCTTTAGTTATTTATTTTTTATATTTGATTACCTTTGCAGAGAAAAACTTAGCCTTTGATGTAGGAGTTTTGGAAGCTGCTATGGCACCTATGGTAACAGGCGTTTTGTTGGCACAAGAATACAAGCTCAACCCCAAATTAGGAAGTTTTTTACTTGCCATTGGTATTCCACTTTCTATCCTTACTGTTTATCTGTGGTATTTATTTTTGAGTTAA
- a CDS encoding antibiotic biosynthesis monooxygenase — MIAQTPKTPYYAVIFTSILNDEIDKEEYSKTAIRMVELAKEQKGFLGVESAREEIGITVSYWKDLESIKKWKYQSEHTLAREKGRSEFYQSFKTRIVKVERDYDFFIL; from the coding sequence ATGATAGCCCAAACTCCAAAAACACCCTATTACGCTGTTATTTTCACATCTATTTTGAATGATGAAATAGACAAAGAAGAATATTCAAAAACAGCGATTCGTATGGTAGAGTTAGCAAAAGAACAAAAAGGTTTTCTAGGAGTAGAATCTGCTAGAGAAGAAATTGGAATAACTGTTTCATATTGGAAAGACTTGGAATCAATAAAGAAATGGAAATATCAATCAGAACATACGTTAGCTAGAGAAAAAGGACGTTCAGAATTTTATCAATCCTTCAAAACTAGAATTGTAAAAGTAGAAAGAGATTATGATTTTTTTATTTTGTAA
- a CDS encoding tetratricopeptide repeat protein, which translates to MISNSRREEPSISILEFERLIREGESFFFEVDTYEFLLEHYRKTGNIERLFSVCDIARSQHPFSVNFIVEEARAHIINNDFDKAKSTIEEAEALQPTEIEVQLTKAWIFQECFKFDEAAKIYKKVLPLTDEKEKDEVLYQIGSCYQAKNDLKTAIKYYKETLIQNKGHKEALYELAFCYDELDDLEGSIVFYKQFIDNDPYSAEAWYNLALIQTRLSLFRDAIVSYDYASIIEEGFSSAFFNKGNCHMNLGQYEEALDCFIQTSKLERPTAELYTHIGAAYQKLDKFAEALNFYRKALDFDQEYEMAAFGVAECMEEQERWKEAVHFYQKSLRKNKNIGSAWFGKARCEYQLGNMISCMEAYDNASRIMSENVDVWLSWSHVYYKEDWFDKAIAIAEEALEIIPDSAELLYRYVAYLMGGGKYKAAVMALENAILIAPEDKNYILEFFTDLNTQKAIYQIIEQLEN; encoded by the coding sequence ATGATAAGCAACTCAAGAAGAGAAGAACCAAGCATTTCGATACTAGAATTTGAACGTCTGATAAGAGAAGGAGAAAGCTTTTTCTTCGAAGTTGATACGTATGAGTTTCTTTTAGAACATTATAGAAAAACAGGAAACATTGAAAGGTTATTTTCAGTCTGTGATATTGCACGTTCTCAACATCCTTTTTCGGTTAATTTTATAGTCGAAGAAGCTAGAGCGCATATTATTAATAACGATTTTGATAAGGCAAAATCTACTATCGAAGAAGCAGAAGCACTACAACCCACCGAAATTGAAGTCCAACTAACAAAAGCGTGGATTTTTCAAGAGTGTTTTAAGTTTGATGAAGCTGCTAAAATCTATAAAAAAGTCTTGCCTCTTACAGATGAAAAAGAAAAAGATGAAGTTTTGTATCAAATAGGAAGTTGCTACCAAGCCAAAAACGACCTCAAAACAGCTATTAAATATTATAAAGAAACATTAATTCAAAATAAAGGACATAAAGAAGCATTATACGAACTTGCTTTTTGTTATGATGAATTAGATGACTTGGAGGGAAGCATTGTTTTCTACAAACAGTTTATTGATAACGACCCTTATTCTGCCGAAGCATGGTATAATTTGGCTCTTATTCAAACTCGTTTGTCGCTTTTTAGAGATGCTATCGTGTCCTATGATTATGCTTCAATTATTGAAGAAGGGTTTTCTTCTGCCTTTTTTAATAAAGGAAATTGCCACATGAATTTGGGGCAATATGAGGAAGCATTAGATTGTTTTATCCAAACTTCAAAACTAGAACGTCCAACAGCCGAGCTTTATACGCACATTGGAGCAGCTTATCAAAAATTAGATAAGTTTGCAGAAGCACTTAATTTTTATAGAAAAGCATTAGATTTTGACCAAGAGTATGAAATGGCTGCTTTTGGTGTAGCTGAATGTATGGAAGAGCAAGAACGCTGGAAAGAAGCTGTTCATTTTTATCAAAAATCACTCCGAAAAAACAAAAATATCGGAAGTGCATGGTTTGGAAAAGCTCGTTGTGAATATCAACTTGGAAATATGATTTCGTGTATGGAAGCCTACGATAATGCATCACGTATAATGAGTGAAAACGTAGATGTTTGGCTCTCATGGTCGCATGTGTATTACAAAGAAGATTGGTTTGATAAAGCTATTGCAATTGCAGAAGAAGCACTAGAGATTATTCCAGATTCTGCTGAACTTTTATACCGTTATGTTGCTTATTTGATGGGAGGAGGGAAATATAAAGCTGCCGTTATGGCTCTTGAAAATGCGATTTTAATAGCTCCAGAAGATAAAAATTATATTTTAGAGTTTTTTACAGACTTAAATACCCAAAAAGCGATTTATCAAATTATTGAGCAATTAGAAAATTAA
- a CDS encoding MarR family transcriptional regulator, which yields MNTGKTHRTDKKNSSLDDSLDKSLRKKRRSVDFAIKASWLSIAKMYNMIGTEHGITHSTGFVLLNIDQENGSPATKIAPLMGMEARSLTRILKSMEEEGLIVRKNDNEDRRKVMICLTDEGKLRREAARQSVKTFNMQIFDKISPEKMESFFEVIEHINRTAERNLSQKNDFEKDVRAKVEEAQKNNFQK from the coding sequence ATGAATACAGGTAAAACACACAGAACTGACAAAAAAAATTCTTCTCTTGATGACTCTTTAGATAAATCACTACGAAAAAAAAGACGTTCTGTCGATTTTGCCATAAAAGCATCTTGGTTATCCATTGCCAAAATGTATAATATGATAGGAACAGAACACGGAATTACGCACTCAACAGGATTTGTTTTGCTAAATATTGACCAAGAAAATGGATCTCCTGCTACCAAAATAGCTCCACTTATGGGAATGGAAGCACGTTCATTGACAAGAATATTAAAATCAATGGAAGAAGAAGGATTGATTGTACGCAAGAATGATAATGAAGACCGTCGTAAGGTAATGATTTGTTTGACTGATGAAGGAAAATTGAGAAGAGAAGCTGCCAGACAATCTGTAAAGACATTTAATATGCAAATTTTTGATAAAATTTCCCCAGAAAAAATGGAAAGTTTCTTTGAAGTAATAGAACATATCAATAGAACTGCTGAAAGAAATTTATCTCAAAAAAATGATTTTGAGAAAGATGTTCGTGCAAAAGTAGAAGAAGCTCAAAAAAACAATTTTCAAAAATAA